The sequence AGGATAATGGACAACCATTTCTAGTGGTAAATACCACTTTCTTTGAGTTTGTTAATAACAGAAATTTAAATGCAGTTGTACAGGATGGGAATCTAGTAGCATATAATGTTCATAGTTTACCAGGTAAGGGTAAAGACACACTAACTTATCGTCATGCTTTTGCCAGTGCAATTGGAATTTCCAGAAAACGAAAAGCCGATATCGCCTGGTTGTATACCGACAGCAGCAATAAATATCCACTAGCTTCTCAAACAGTGATTCCTTTTTTTAAAGACAGTAATGCTACCGTGTACCCATCTTTTATTCAATCTAAGTATAGACTGAAAAAATGGAAAATGCAGACAGCGGTAGCAGGAGGTCCTGTTTTGATTCAAGATGGACAAATCCAAATTACCAACAACGAAGAAATCCGTTTTCCTGGTAGTCAAATCAATGATAAACATCCCAGAACAGCTATGGGATATACTGAAAACGGGGATTTGATTGTAATGGTTGTAGAAGGAAGAAATCCCGGTATTGCTGAGGGTGCCAGTTTGGTGCAGCTCGCACATTTGCTTCAGTCTGTAGGTTGCACTGAGGCATTAAATTTAGATGGTGGAGGAAGTAGTACCTTGTTGATTAATGGCAATGAAACCATTAAGCCAAGCGATAAAACCGGGCAACGCCCGGTTCCCGCCGTATGGATTATTTCATCTCCCAAACAAGGGCAGAAGCGCCCAGAATAGCCGCATCTGATTCCTTTAAATGGCTTACCAGTATTTTTACTTTATTCTCAAAAACCTGAATAAGGTTGGCTTCCATATGTTCGCGAGTAGGCTTAAGTATAAAATCGCCTGCTTTGGTTAACCCCCCGAACAATACAATTGCCTCAGGGCTGGAGAACATGACGAAATTGGCAAGGGCCATTCCTAAAATTTTCCCTGTAAACTCGAATATTTCTTTTGCTAGCTCATCACCTTCGATGGCAGCTTCATATACTTTTTTCGAATCAATCTCATTGAAGGGTATATTTCTGAGTAAACTAGGCTTGTCACTTTTTTGCAGGAATTCAATTGCACTCAAACGAACGCCGGTTGCAGATGCATAGCTTTCCAATGAACCTTTTTTCTGGGTTCCTTCGTGTAATCTGCCGTCCGGGATGATAATGGTATGGCCCAATTCGCCAGCGAATCCATCATGCCCATATACCAGTTTCCCATTGGCAACAATTCCACTCCCTACACCTGTGCCTAAGGTAATCATGATAAAATCATTCATCCCTTGCGCTGCACCGTACATCATTTCTCCGATGGCTGCTGCATTGGCATCGTTGGTAAGTACTACAGGCAGTTTAAATTTGTCTTCTGCCATTTTACCAAATGGGATAATCCCTTTCCATGGAAGATTAGCAGCGTATTCAATGGTGTTCTTATAATAGTTGCCGTTTGGAGCACCAATGCCAATTCCCTTAATTCTACCAATTCCGCCAGCCTGCTCAATCAATGGAGCTATATTTTCGTATAGGTCATCAATATAAGGCATCACTTCCATGTGATTGCGTGTACTCATTTCACCGGAAAACAATAGGTTTCCAACGCGGTCAACAATACCATATTTGGTGCCTGTTCCACCTATATCAATACCAATTGCCAATGGTTCCATAGCCCCTGTTGTGTTTCTGATTTCTTGTTTGGAATTCATATTTTCTAATTATTATGAATGAATATGTATTGGATAAAGATTAATGTCCTCCTCCAACTTGTGCATCAAAATCAATTCCCTGTGCTTTTAATACTGATTTCATTTTTAATGCCAGATAAACCAGAAATGCAAAGCAAGCAGCAGCTATCAGGTAAGATTGATGCATGCCAATAGCAGGGCTATCTCCAATTGATCCTTGTAATGGCGGAATGATGGCTCCCCCTAAAATCATCATGATTAAAAAGGCAGAGCCTTGACTAGTATATTTTCCTAATCCTCCAACGCCTAGTGAGAAAATACATGGCCACATTACAGAGCAACATAAACCACCAGCCATAAAAGAATACACAGAAATTAATCCATTGGTGAATACCCCAATCAGCATGGCAACAGTTGCCAGTGAAGCAACAGCTACTAAAGTTTTAACTG is a genomic window of Sediminibacterium sp. TEGAF015 containing:
- a CDS encoding phosphodiester glycosidase family protein: MLRVFLLFFLIPFAGTAQYKWIQADTTFGPLPKGVQLFYSTDSLDGKPNKVFFCKIPITNRQLLFSIKVGNGKRYTPSAYYQDNGQPFLVVNTTFFEFVNNRNLNAVVQDGNLVAYNVHSLPGKGKDTLTYRHAFASAIGISRKRKADIAWLYTDSSNKYPLASQTVIPFFKDSNATVYPSFIQSKYRLKKWKMQTAVAGGPVLIQDGQIQITNNEEIRFPGSQINDKHPRTAMGYTENGDLIVMVVEGRNPGIAEGASLVQLAHLLQSVGCTEALNLDGGGSSTLLINGNETIKPSDKTGQRPVPAVWIISSPKQGQKRPE
- a CDS encoding ROK family protein, with translation MNSKQEIRNTTGAMEPLAIGIDIGGTGTKYGIVDRVGNLLFSGEMSTRNHMEVMPYIDDLYENIAPLIEQAGGIGRIKGIGIGAPNGNYYKNTIEYAANLPWKGIIPFGKMAEDKFKLPVVLTNDANAAAIGEMMYGAAQGMNDFIMITLGTGVGSGIVANGKLVYGHDGFAGELGHTIIIPDGRLHEGTQKKGSLESYASATGVRLSAIEFLQKSDKPSLLRNIPFNEIDSKKVYEAAIEGDELAKEIFEFTGKILGMALANFVMFSSPEAIVLFGGLTKAGDFILKPTREHMEANLIQVFENKVKILVSHLKESDAAILGASALVWEMK